A genome region from Variovorax paradoxus includes the following:
- a CDS encoding Bug family tripartite tricarboxylate transporter substrate binding protein, whose translation MNKPARTAAAVLSFALGAAAGPAATAAYPDKPIKVVIGFPAGGPLDQHARLLTDKLQAVLGQPLIVDYKPGAGGSVGADAVAKSPADGYTLMLANTGVAVINGALYSKLPYNTQRDFVPIARTAMQPLALLVTPKLPVQDLKQFVDYARARPGQVNYGSAGNGGISHLVPEMFKTATGIFMVHIPYRGSAPAFTDLMGGQVQFMAESIPQAASYHKQGKVRALAVTSRERNPALPDVPTVIESGFKGFEVVGFYGFLAPKDTHRDVVAKLSDAFRQVLTSPEVRERMVSQGADPAFLGSEDFARFLATETPRWEKAVKASGARMD comes from the coding sequence ATGAACAAGCCAGCCAGGACCGCAGCCGCGGTCCTTTCTTTCGCCCTGGGCGCGGCCGCGGGCCCGGCCGCCACCGCGGCCTACCCCGACAAGCCGATCAAGGTCGTCATCGGCTTCCCGGCCGGCGGTCCGCTCGACCAGCATGCGCGCCTGCTCACCGACAAGCTGCAGGCTGTGCTCGGCCAGCCGCTGATCGTCGACTACAAGCCCGGCGCGGGCGGCTCGGTGGGTGCCGACGCGGTCGCCAAGAGCCCCGCCGACGGCTACACGCTGATGCTGGCGAACACCGGCGTGGCCGTGATCAACGGCGCGCTCTACAGCAAGCTGCCCTACAACACCCAGCGCGACTTCGTGCCCATCGCGCGCACCGCCATGCAGCCGCTGGCGCTGCTCGTCACGCCCAAGCTGCCGGTGCAGGATCTGAAGCAGTTTGTCGACTACGCCAGGGCGCGGCCCGGCCAGGTCAACTACGGCTCGGCCGGCAACGGCGGCATCAGCCACCTGGTGCCCGAGATGTTCAAGACCGCCACCGGCATCTTCATGGTGCACATCCCCTACCGCGGCAGCGCCCCGGCATTCACCGACCTGATGGGCGGGCAGGTGCAGTTCATGGCCGAGTCGATCCCGCAGGCCGCCAGCTACCACAAGCAGGGCAAGGTGCGCGCGCTGGCCGTGACCAGCCGCGAGCGCAACCCCGCGCTGCCCGACGTGCCGACCGTCATCGAGTCGGGCTTCAAGGGCTTCGAGGTGGTGGGCTTCTACGGCTTCCTCGCGCCGAAGGACACCCATAGGGACGTGGTCGCCAAGCTGAGCGATGCGTTCAGGCAGGTGCTCACGAGTCCCGAGGTGCGCGAACGCATGGTGAGCCAGGGCGCCGACCCGGCCTTCCTGGGCAGCGAGGACTTCGCGCGCTTCCTGGCCACGGAAACGCCGCGCTGGGAAAAGGCGGTGAAGGCCTCCGGCGCGCGGATGGACTGA
- the egtB gene encoding ergothioneine biosynthesis protein EgtB, translating to MTLSRPTSQAAGALRDKFREVRATSLALAAPLSAEDQCIQSMPDASPTKWHLAHTTWFFETVLLEPHVAGYVPFDVRFHYLFNSYYEALGPRHPRPHRGLLTRPSIDEVHAYRRHVDEAVGELLGQADGAVDWSVIEPIVTLGLNHEQQHQELLLTDILHALSCNPMLPAYKPASSPALRLAAVPPAVRWIEQPGGVVEVGHADDGLFAFDNETPRHRALVQPHAIADRLVNCGDFAQFIADGGYQRPELWLSDGWAAVQAHGWRHPAYWLAADDPRLGFGGASQNASGWHVFGLHGVRPMEADAPVSQLSFYEAAAYAEWAGARLPTEFEWEAAFDAPGISQMTGHVWQWTRSSYDPYPGFRPMPGIAAEYNGKFMVGQLVLRGGSVATPAGHTRPSYRNFFPPAARWQFTGLRLAKDL from the coding sequence ATGACGCTTTCCCGGCCGACCTCACAGGCGGCAGGCGCACTGCGCGACAAATTTCGCGAGGTGCGCGCCACCAGCCTTGCACTGGCCGCCCCGCTGTCTGCCGAAGACCAGTGCATCCAGTCGATGCCCGATGCGAGTCCGACCAAGTGGCATCTCGCGCACACCACCTGGTTCTTCGAGACGGTGCTGCTGGAGCCGCACGTTGCGGGCTACGTGCCTTTCGACGTGCGCTTCCACTATCTCTTCAACTCCTACTACGAGGCGCTCGGCCCGCGCCATCCGCGCCCGCATCGCGGACTGCTCACGCGGCCGTCGATCGACGAGGTGCATGCCTACCGCAGGCACGTCGACGAGGCCGTGGGCGAACTGCTCGGACAGGCCGACGGTGCCGTCGACTGGAGCGTGATCGAGCCGATCGTCACGCTCGGCCTGAATCACGAGCAGCAGCACCAGGAGCTGCTGCTCACCGACATCCTGCATGCGCTGTCGTGCAACCCGATGCTGCCGGCCTACAAGCCCGCGAGCAGTCCCGCGCTGCGGCTGGCCGCCGTGCCGCCCGCCGTGCGCTGGATCGAGCAACCCGGCGGCGTCGTCGAGGTCGGCCATGCGGACGACGGCCTTTTCGCCTTCGACAACGAAACGCCGCGCCACCGTGCGCTGGTGCAGCCGCACGCCATCGCGGACCGGCTGGTGAACTGCGGCGACTTCGCGCAATTCATTGCCGATGGCGGCTACCAGCGGCCCGAGCTGTGGCTGTCGGACGGCTGGGCCGCGGTACAGGCCCACGGCTGGCGGCATCCGGCGTACTGGCTCGCGGCAGACGATCCACGGCTTGGCTTCGGCGGCGCGTCGCAGAACGCGAGCGGCTGGCATGTGTTCGGCCTGCACGGCGTGCGCCCGATGGAGGCCGACGCACCCGTCTCGCAGCTGAGCTTCTATGAAGCCGCCGCCTATGCCGAATGGGCCGGCGCGCGCCTTCCGACCGAGTTCGAATGGGAGGCCGCCTTCGACGCACCCGGCATCTCGCAGATGACCGGGCACGTCTGGCAATGGACGCGTTCGTCGTACGACCCGTATCCCGGCTTCCGTCCCATGCCGGGCATTGCGGCCGAATACAACGGCAAGTTCATGGTGGGGCAACTGGTGCTGCGCGGCGGCAGCGTGGCCACGCCCGCGGGCCACACGCGGCCCAGCTATCGCAACTTTTTTCCGCCGGCGGCGCGCTGGCAGTTCACGGGGCTGCGGCTCGCGAAAGACCTCTGA
- a CDS encoding long-chain fatty acid--CoA ligase, translating to MQQRPHYKFWPKRLPHSITVPATSLWHNLATSAARYPDKPALVFFGRVLSYREFAAQAERLAGALHALGVKRGDRVILDMQNCPQLVIAHFAILRANAVVVPVNPMNRAEELKHYITDPDAKVAIITGDLAGELAKASNALPPEQRLAHMIVTQFTDAFDADASGDDAPAPAWKDWLGTRHPLPALEGGQAMAWTDALAAGHAPPEHVVGANDMALLPYTSGTTGLPKGCVHHHSSLMHNAVAGQMWGGSTSEAVVLAVVPMFHITGVVSMMHTAVLAAATLIIMPRWDRDVAGRLISRWKVTAWTNIPTMVIDLMASPNFASYDLSSMNYIGGGGAAMPQAVAQRLFEQYGLKYQEGYGLTETAAPSHTNPSDHPKQQCLGIPFMSTDARVVDPDTLVEMPVGESGEIIIHGPEVFQGYWKRPDATAAAFVEFEGKRFFRSGDMGRMDEDGYFFITDRLKRMINASGFKVWPAEVELLMFRHPAIQEACVISTRDDYRGESVKAVVVLRPTHKDTTEQEIIDWCRENMAVYKIPRKVQFVDALPKSGSGKVMWRLLQEDENAAK from the coding sequence ATGCAACAACGCCCGCATTACAAGTTCTGGCCCAAACGCCTCCCGCACTCCATCACCGTGCCTGCGACGTCGCTCTGGCACAACCTGGCCACCTCGGCCGCGCGCTACCCCGACAAGCCCGCCCTGGTGTTCTTCGGCCGCGTACTGAGCTATCGCGAGTTCGCGGCGCAGGCCGAGCGCCTGGCCGGCGCGCTGCACGCGCTGGGCGTGAAGCGCGGCGACCGGGTGATCCTGGACATGCAGAACTGCCCGCAGCTGGTGATCGCGCATTTCGCGATCCTGCGCGCCAACGCGGTGGTGGTGCCTGTCAATCCGATGAACCGGGCCGAGGAGCTCAAGCACTACATCACCGACCCCGACGCCAAGGTAGCCATCATCACCGGCGACCTCGCCGGCGAACTCGCCAAGGCCAGCAACGCGCTGCCGCCCGAGCAGCGGCTCGCTCACATGATCGTGACCCAGTTCACCGATGCGTTCGATGCCGACGCGTCGGGCGACGACGCCCCGGCGCCCGCCTGGAAGGACTGGCTCGGCACCCGCCACCCGCTGCCCGCGCTCGAAGGCGGCCAGGCCATGGCCTGGACCGACGCCCTGGCCGCCGGCCACGCGCCGCCCGAGCACGTGGTGGGCGCCAACGACATGGCGCTGCTGCCGTACACCAGCGGCACCACCGGCCTGCCCAAGGGCTGCGTGCACCACCATTCGAGCCTCATGCACAACGCGGTGGCCGGCCAGATGTGGGGCGGCTCGACCTCCGAGGCGGTGGTGCTGGCCGTGGTGCCCATGTTCCACATCACCGGCGTGGTGAGCATGATGCACACGGCGGTGCTGGCGGCGGCCACGCTGATCATCATGCCGCGCTGGGACCGCGACGTGGCGGGGCGGCTCATCTCGCGCTGGAAGGTCACGGCCTGGACCAACATCCCGACCATGGTCATCGACCTGATGGCCAGTCCCAACTTCGCCAGCTACGACCTCTCGAGCATGAACTACATCGGCGGCGGTGGCGCCGCCATGCCGCAGGCGGTGGCACAGCGCCTGTTCGAGCAGTACGGCCTCAAGTACCAGGAAGGCTACGGCCTGACCGAGACTGCCGCGCCTTCCCACACCAACCCGTCGGACCATCCCAAGCAGCAGTGCCTGGGCATTCCGTTCATGAGCACCGACGCGCGCGTGGTCGACCCCGACACGCTGGTGGAGATGCCGGTTGGTGAATCGGGCGAGATCATCATCCACGGCCCCGAGGTGTTCCAGGGCTACTGGAAACGCCCCGACGCCACGGCGGCCGCCTTCGTCGAGTTCGAGGGCAAGCGCTTCTTCCGCTCGGGCGACATGGGCCGCATGGACGAGGACGGCTACTTCTTCATCACCGACCGGCTCAAGCGCATGATCAATGCGAGCGGCTTCAAGGTGTGGCCCGCCGAGGTCGAGCTGCTGATGTTCCGCCACCCGGCCATCCAGGAAGCGTGCGTCATCTCGACCCGGGACGACTACCGCGGCGAGTCGGTCAAGGCCGTGGTCGTGCTGCGCCCCACGCACAAGGACACCACCGAGCAGGAGATCATCGACTGGTGCCGCGAGAACATGGCGGTCTACAAGATCCCGCGCAAGGTGCAGTTCGTCGATGCGTTGCCCAAGAGCGGCAGTGGCAAGGTGATGTGGCGCCTGCTGCAGGAGGACGAGAACGCTGCGAAGTGA
- a CDS encoding OsmC family protein has product MAADKHASVHWEGAGKTGKGQISTETGALKDYPYGFASRFEDDKRGTNPEEIVGAAHAACLTMAFAFALEAAGLTATRIDTKAAVRLAKDGAGFKIDRIQLELDAAVPNLDEAKFQEIAAAAKAGCPLSKALASVPEITLKATLAS; this is encoded by the coding sequence ATGGCAGCAGACAAGCACGCGAGCGTTCACTGGGAAGGCGCCGGCAAGACCGGCAAGGGCCAGATCAGCACCGAGACCGGCGCCCTGAAAGACTATCCCTACGGCTTCGCCAGCCGCTTCGAGGACGACAAGCGCGGGACCAACCCCGAGGAGATCGTCGGTGCGGCGCACGCCGCCTGCCTGACGATGGCCTTCGCCTTCGCGCTCGAGGCGGCGGGCCTGACCGCCACCCGCATCGACACCAAGGCCGCCGTGCGCCTGGCCAAGGACGGCGCCGGCTTCAAGATCGACCGCATACAGCTCGAGCTCGACGCGGCGGTGCCCAACCTCGACGAAGCGAAGTTCCAGGAGATCGCGGCCGCCGCCAAGGCCGGCTGCCCGCTGTCGAAGGCGCTGGCGAGCGTGCCCGAGATCACGCTGAAGGCCACGCTGGCCAGCTGA
- a CDS encoding tetratricopeptide repeat protein, with protein sequence MQEPTRDDWFFAANDAWDAGAHKKALSLFLKAAAAGETHALNSVGYFLDHGIGVARNSTAARDWYRKAAKAGDVAGCANLAICYRDEGNFRWARFWFERAYAQGDGDAALELGRLFLWEGPNQNHRKVVDYLTKAVASSGVSEDGRKEAGKLLKSLGRK encoded by the coding sequence ATGCAGGAACCCACCCGGGACGACTGGTTTTTCGCGGCAAACGACGCATGGGACGCCGGCGCCCACAAGAAGGCGCTGTCGCTTTTCCTCAAGGCGGCGGCCGCGGGCGAGACCCACGCGCTCAACAGCGTCGGCTACTTCCTCGACCATGGCATCGGCGTCGCGCGCAACAGCACCGCCGCGCGCGACTGGTACCGCAAGGCCGCCAAGGCCGGCGACGTGGCCGGATGTGCCAACCTCGCCATCTGCTATCGCGACGAAGGCAACTTCCGATGGGCGCGCTTCTGGTTCGAGCGCGCCTACGCGCAGGGCGACGGCGACGCCGCCCTCGAGCTCGGCCGCCTCTTCCTCTGGGAAGGCCCGAACCAGAACCACCGCAAGGTGGTCGACTACCTGACGAAGGCGGTGGCTTCGTCGGGCGTCAGCGAGGATGGCAGGAAGGAAGCGGGGAAGCTGCTGAAGTCGCTCGGACGGAAGTGA
- a CDS encoding 2OG-Fe dioxygenase family protein, which produces MTTAAFTPPFTAPAELTAALRDQGYAVLSPQGVSEWLGVPLAELDALHADWNDLPPDEYLKDGGRYRTRRHACFTVEPDEQATLQQVPHRAHWQPVEYNALHGGMQRWFAPMLDATVARPAWQRLLQKLGKASSEMRGAPQRWYVEAHQFRIDTAGGIGRPTPEGAHRDGVDLVAVALLGRHGIKGGETRVFEANGRRGERFTMTEPWSLLVLDDARVIHESTPIQPLEEGGEGWRDTLVITCRAEGFQGD; this is translated from the coding sequence GTGACCACGGCCGCCTTCACTCCTCCCTTCACGGCTCCCGCGGAACTCACCGCCGCATTGCGCGACCAGGGCTATGCGGTATTGAGCCCGCAGGGCGTTTCCGAGTGGCTCGGCGTGCCGCTCGCGGAGCTGGATGCGCTGCACGCGGACTGGAACGATCTCCCGCCCGACGAATACCTGAAAGACGGCGGCCGCTACCGCACGCGGCGCCACGCCTGCTTCACCGTCGAGCCGGACGAGCAGGCCACGCTGCAGCAGGTGCCGCACCGCGCGCACTGGCAGCCGGTCGAATACAACGCGCTGCACGGTGGCATGCAGCGCTGGTTCGCGCCGATGCTCGACGCCACGGTGGCAAGGCCGGCATGGCAACGCCTGCTGCAGAAACTGGGCAAGGCCAGCAGCGAGATGCGCGGAGCGCCGCAGCGCTGGTACGTGGAAGCGCACCAGTTCCGCATCGACACCGCCGGCGGCATCGGCCGCCCCACACCCGAAGGTGCGCACCGCGACGGCGTCGACCTGGTGGCGGTGGCGCTGCTCGGCCGCCACGGTATCAAGGGCGGCGAGACGCGCGTGTTCGAAGCCAACGGCCGCCGCGGCGAACGCTTCACCATGACCGAGCCCTGGAGCCTGCTGGTGCTCGACGATGCACGCGTCATCCACGAATCCACGCCGATCCAGCCGCTCGAGGAAGGCGGCGAAGGCTGGCGCGACACGCTCGTGATCACCTGCCGGGCCGAGGGTTTCCAGGGGGACTGA
- a CDS encoding thermonuclease family protein — translation MHFRALLSLSCLLASSLSPALVHAAPRSCLVVGISDGDTLTARCGRIGAYERVKVRIAAIDAPEKTQPYGQRSRQALSSICFQEKALITEIDTDRYGRTVADVRCNGEDAGSRMVADGWAWVYDYNHLATKRGGGLFKLQDVARARRAGLWSDAGPTPPWEWRRQHRSEHPHWGGFF, via the coding sequence ATGCACTTTCGCGCGCTGTTGTCCCTGTCCTGCCTCCTGGCCTCTTCCCTTTCCCCCGCTCTTGTCCACGCCGCTCCCCGCTCATGCCTGGTCGTCGGCATCAGCGACGGTGACACGCTCACTGCCCGCTGCGGGCGCATCGGCGCTTACGAGCGCGTGAAGGTGCGCATCGCGGCCATCGACGCTCCCGAGAAGACGCAGCCCTACGGCCAGCGCAGCAGGCAGGCGCTGAGCAGCATCTGCTTCCAGGAAAAGGCGCTCATCACCGAGATCGATACCGACCGCTACGGCCGCACCGTGGCCGACGTGCGCTGCAACGGAGAGGACGCCGGCAGCCGCATGGTGGCCGACGGCTGGGCCTGGGTGTACGACTACAACCACCTCGCCACCAAGCGCGGCGGCGGGCTGTTCAAGCTGCAGGACGTCGCACGCGCACGGCGCGCCGGCCTGTGGTCGGACGCCGGCCCGACGCCGCCATGGGAATGGCGCAGGCAGCATCGCAGCGAACACCCACACTGGGGCGGCTTCTTCTGA
- a CDS encoding DUF427 domain-containing protein, whose amino-acid sequence MKATWNGVTIAESDDTVLVEGNHYFPMSALNRDYVTFSNHKTTCPWKGTASYYSLLVNGELNTDAAWYYADPKPEAEEIRDRVAFWKDVKVSAQ is encoded by the coding sequence ATGAAAGCAACCTGGAACGGCGTCACCATCGCCGAAAGCGACGACACCGTGCTCGTCGAAGGCAACCACTATTTCCCGATGAGCGCGCTCAACCGCGACTACGTCACGTTCAGCAATCACAAGACCACCTGCCCCTGGAAGGGCACCGCGAGCTATTACTCGCTGCTGGTCAATGGCGAGCTCAACACCGACGCCGCCTGGTACTACGCCGACCCCAAGCCCGAAGCCGAAGAGATCCGCGACCGCGTCGCGTTCTGGAAGGACGTGAAGGTCAGCGCCCAGTGA
- a CDS encoding universal stress protein, with the protein MFNHILVPIDGSETSMLAVSKASGLALAFGSRITLIHVIDNYPFIGVGADYALGQNEYLAAATASANAALARGVAALAAEGLHSDQRVIDGHVVHEGIVDTAIAIAADLIVMGSHGRSGIEKLLLGSVTQRVLQDANMPVLVVKGGFN; encoded by the coding sequence ATGTTCAATCACATCCTGGTTCCGATCGACGGCTCCGAAACTTCCATGCTCGCCGTCAGCAAGGCCAGCGGCCTCGCGCTGGCTTTCGGCAGCCGCATCACGTTGATCCACGTGATCGACAACTACCCCTTCATCGGCGTGGGCGCGGACTACGCGCTCGGCCAGAACGAATACCTTGCCGCCGCCACGGCGAGTGCCAACGCGGCGCTTGCACGCGGCGTGGCCGCGCTGGCGGCCGAGGGCCTGCACAGCGACCAGCGCGTGATCGACGGCCATGTGGTGCACGAAGGCATCGTCGACACGGCCATCGCCATCGCGGCGGACCTGATCGTCATGGGTTCGCATGGCCGCAGCGGCATCGAGAAGCTGCTGCTCGGCAGCGTCACGCAGCGCGTGCTGCAGGACGCGAACATGCCCGTGCTGGTGGTCAAGGGCGGCTTCAACTGA
- a CDS encoding RluA family pseudouridine synthase, protein MTALPELQPVHDDPYLLVLDKPAGLLCVPGRGDDKQDCLSARAQRQWPDALIVHRLDMGTSGLVVMARDIAMQRALSAAFAERRVHKRYEAVVDGAMPLRDEWSVIDAPLMPDWPRRPLQKIDAEGKPSVTRWKAMSLRPGEPAATHVLLEPLTGRSHQLRVHLLSIGHPILGDALYGDEALQARAPRLLLHASELGFVHPVTQEALFFRRPADFAPD, encoded by the coding sequence ATGACCGCCCTGCCCGAGCTGCAACCTGTTCACGACGACCCGTACCTGCTGGTGCTCGACAAGCCCGCCGGCCTGCTCTGCGTGCCCGGCCGCGGCGACGACAAGCAGGACTGCCTGAGCGCACGCGCGCAACGGCAATGGCCCGACGCGCTGATCGTGCACCGCCTCGACATGGGCACCAGCGGCCTGGTGGTGATGGCGCGCGACATTGCGATGCAGCGCGCGCTCAGCGCGGCGTTCGCCGAGCGGCGGGTGCACAAGCGCTACGAAGCCGTGGTCGACGGCGCGATGCCGCTGCGCGACGAATGGTCGGTGATCGACGCGCCGCTCATGCCCGACTGGCCCCGCCGCCCGCTGCAGAAGATCGATGCCGAGGGCAAGCCCAGCGTCACGCGATGGAAGGCGATGTCACTGCGGCCCGGCGAACCTGCGGCCACGCACGTGCTGCTCGAGCCGCTGACCGGCCGCTCGCATCAGCTGCGCGTGCACCTGCTGTCGATCGGCCATCCGATCCTCGGCGACGCGCTGTACGGCGACGAGGCATTGCAGGCGCGTGCACCGCGCCTGTTGCTTCATGCGAGCGAGTTGGGCTTCGTGCATCCAGTGACGCAGGAGGCGCTCTTCTTCCGGCGGCCAGCCGACTTCGCGCCGGACTGA
- the egtD gene encoding L-histidine N(alpha)-methyltransferase — MQEGLARSPRSISPKFFYDAAGSQLFDRICELPEYYPTRIELKILGECAGEIAGQIGPNAEIVEFGAGSLTKVRLLLDALESPKRYLPIDISGEHLEAAAQRLRTDYPALAVQPIAADYTMPLVLPAPMAGAGRRVGFFPGSTIGNFEPDEALAFLQLAARMLRGGGLLIGVDLVKDPARLHAAYNDAQGVTGEFNLNLLRRANAELDADFDLDGFSHAAFYNAPRRRIEMHLVSRRAQVVSLNGETFGFEEGETIHTEYSHKFTVEGLRALAVRAGFRPGAVWTDPERLFSVHWLLA, encoded by the coding sequence ATGCAGGAGGGACTCGCGCGTTCGCCGCGCAGCATCTCGCCGAAGTTCTTCTACGACGCGGCAGGGTCGCAGCTGTTCGACCGCATCTGCGAGTTGCCGGAGTACTACCCGACGCGCATCGAGCTGAAGATCCTTGGCGAGTGCGCCGGGGAGATTGCCGGGCAGATCGGTCCGAACGCGGAGATCGTGGAGTTCGGGGCAGGGTCGCTGACGAAGGTCCGGCTGCTGCTGGACGCGCTCGAGTCGCCGAAGCGCTATCTGCCGATCGACATTTCCGGAGAGCACCTCGAAGCGGCTGCGCAGCGCTTGCGCACGGATTACCCGGCGCTCGCCGTTCAGCCCATTGCCGCGGACTACACCATGCCGCTGGTGCTGCCTGCGCCGATGGCTGGGGCAGGGCGCCGCGTCGGATTCTTTCCGGGTTCGACGATCGGCAATTTCGAACCCGACGAGGCGTTGGCGTTTCTTCAGCTGGCTGCGCGGATGCTGCGTGGAGGCGGGCTGCTGATCGGTGTGGACCTGGTGAAGGATCCGGCGCGCTTGCATGCGGCCTACAACGACGCGCAAGGCGTGACTGGCGAATTCAACCTCAACCTCCTGCGTCGAGCCAATGCCGAGCTGGACGCCGACTTCGACCTCGACGGGTTCTCGCATGCCGCGTTCTACAACGCGCCACGGCGGAGGATCGAGATGCACCTCGTGAGCCGGCGGGCACAGGTCGTTTCGCTGAATGGCGAGACGTTCGGGTTTGAGGAAGGGGAGACCATTCACACGGAGTACTCGCACAAGTTCACCGTGGAAGGGCTTCGTGCGCTGGCTGTGCGGGCGGGGTTTCGGCCGGGGGCTGTCTGGACTGATCCTGAGCGGCTGTTCAGCGTGCATTGGTTGTTGGCTTAG
- a CDS encoding NAD(P)/FAD-dependent oxidoreductase — protein sequence MQTTNPSGRPRVVIVGCGFGGLEAARKLQRADVDVTVIDRTNHHLFQPLLYQVATAGLAAPSIAAPVRSLFRKQPNITTLLGEVSGIDPSAQSVHLANGDRVPYDHLIVAAGATHSYFGHDEWAPMAPGLKTLADAFEIRRRVLLSFETAEITADLERRRALLTFVVIGAGPTGVEMAGTLAEIAKHTLSGEFRHIDPGSSQVLLVEGGPRVLQAMPESLSQKALEQLERLGVEVRLNARVTAIDATGLEVQAGGGTDGAPPESYRIDSSCVVWAAGVAASPLGRMLGTATGVECDRAGRIKVEPDLSLAGHPEISVVGDLAAAMSHAPGKPPRPVPGVSPGAKQMGRAAAANILRRIAGRPTVPFRYADYGNLATIGRNSAVVDLGTPFGPLRFSGRLAWLFWLFAHAYFLIGFRNRIVVMMDWAGAYWSFQRNARVVADVQGRSES from the coding sequence ATGCAAACGACCAACCCTTCGGGCAGGCCCCGGGTCGTCATCGTCGGCTGCGGATTCGGCGGGCTCGAAGCCGCACGCAAGCTGCAGCGCGCCGATGTCGACGTGACGGTGATCGACAGGACCAACCACCATCTGTTCCAGCCGCTGCTGTACCAGGTGGCCACGGCGGGACTGGCGGCGCCATCCATCGCAGCGCCGGTGCGCTCGCTGTTCCGCAAGCAGCCGAACATCACGACGCTGCTGGGCGAGGTGAGCGGCATCGATCCCTCCGCCCAGTCGGTGCACCTGGCCAACGGCGACCGCGTGCCCTACGACCACCTGATCGTCGCGGCGGGCGCCACCCACAGCTACTTCGGGCACGACGAATGGGCACCGATGGCACCGGGCCTCAAGACCCTCGCCGATGCGTTCGAGATCCGGCGCCGCGTGCTGCTGTCGTTTGAGACCGCCGAGATCACCGCCGACCTGGAACGCCGGCGCGCCCTGCTCACCTTCGTGGTGATCGGTGCCGGTCCCACCGGCGTCGAGATGGCCGGCACGCTGGCCGAGATCGCGAAGCACACGCTGTCGGGCGAGTTCCGCCACATCGATCCGGGCAGCTCGCAGGTGCTGCTGGTCGAAGGCGGTCCGCGCGTGCTGCAGGCCATGCCCGAGTCGCTGAGCCAGAAGGCGCTCGAGCAGCTCGAAAGACTCGGCGTGGAGGTGCGGCTCAATGCGCGCGTGACGGCCATCGACGCCACCGGGCTCGAGGTGCAGGCCGGCGGCGGCACGGACGGTGCGCCGCCCGAGAGCTACCGAATCGATAGCAGCTGCGTGGTTTGGGCGGCTGGCGTGGCGGCCTCGCCGCTGGGCCGAATGCTGGGCACGGCCACCGGTGTCGAGTGCGACCGCGCGGGCCGCATCAAGGTCGAGCCCGACCTGAGTCTGGCGGGCCACCCCGAGATCAGCGTGGTCGGCGACCTTGCCGCCGCCATGAGCCATGCACCCGGCAAGCCGCCGAGGCCGGTACCGGGCGTGTCTCCCGGCGCCAAGCAGATGGGCCGCGCCGCGGCCGCCAACATCCTGCGCCGCATCGCGGGCCGGCCCACGGTGCCCTTCCGCTATGCCGACTACGGCAACCTTGCCACCATCGGGCGCAACTCGGCCGTGGTCGACCTGGGCACGCCGTTCGGGCCGCTTCGCTTCAGCGGCCGGCTGGCGTGGCTGTTCTGGCTTTTCGCGCACGCCTACTTCCTGATCGGCTTTCGCAACCGCATCGTCGTGATGATGGACTGGGCCGGTGCCTACTGGAGCTTCCAGCGCAATGCGCGCGTGGTCGCCGACGTGCAAGGCAGGAGCGAATCCTGA